Proteins from a single region of Antechinus flavipes isolate AdamAnt ecotype Samford, QLD, Australia chromosome 2, AdamAnt_v2, whole genome shotgun sequence:
- the RELL2 gene encoding RELT-like protein 2 isoform X2: MSELQPGPEPQHGLYMLFLLVLVFFLMGLVGFMICHVLKKKGYRCRTSRGSEPEDAQLQLHDEDVNEDTVERIVQCIIQNEANAEALKEMLGDSEGEATVQLSSLDGAPSLQDGTPSHHHTVHLGSAAPCIHCSRNKRPPLVRQGRSKEGKGRTRPGETTVFSVGRFRVTHIEKRFGLHDHRDGSPTDRSWGSSGEQDPGGGQSSGKGQIGTGPPAIERLPASGPEAGLSSPPVQNGGLRERSLTPSLIEAPSGAMENLETTARGDTRPALPRRETNGQPAKLDASDLQVSPPGDSGGV, encoded by the exons ATGTCGGAATTGCAACCAGGACCAGAGCCCCAACATGGGCTGTACATGCTGTTCCTTCTCGTGCTGGTCTTCTTTCTCATGGGCCTTGTGGGGTTCATGATCTGCCATGTACTCAAGAAGAAGGGTTATCGTTGTCGAACATCAAGAGGTTCAGAGCCTGAGGATGCCCAGCTACAGCTGC ATGATGAGGATGTGAATGAGGATACAGTAGAAAGGATTGTTCAATGCATCATCCAAAATGAAG CTAATGCTGAGGCCTTGAAAGAGATGCTTGGGGATAGTGAAGGTGAAGCAACAGTACAACTATCCAG CCTTGACGGTGCTCCTAGCCTGCAGGATGGGACTCCATCTCACCATCATACAGTTCATCTGGGCTCGGCTGCCCCTTGTATCCACTGCAGCCGAAACAAGAGGCCACCTCTCGTCCGACAGGGCCGATCCAAAGAAGGCAAAGGCCGTACTAGGCCAGGGGAAACTACAGTGTTCTCTGTGGGCAG GTTCCGGGTAACACACATTGAGAAGAGGTTTGGGCTGCATGACCATCGGGATGGCTCACCCACGGATAGAAGCTGGGGTTCCAGTGGTGAGCAGGACCCAGGGGGTGGCCAGAGTTCGGGGAAAGGGCAGATTGGGACTGGACCTCCTGCCATAGAGAGACTTCCAGCATCAGGGCCAGAGGCTGGCCTATCTAGTCCTCCTGTACAGAATGGGGGCCTCAGAGAAAGGAGCCTCACCCCCTCTCTGATTGAGGCACCCTCTGGAGCCATGGAAAACCTGGAGACAACAGCCAGAGGGGACACAAGGCCAGCGTTGCCCAGAAGGGAAACTAACGGACAACCAGCCAAACTGGATGCCTCAGATCTCCAG gTGTCACCACCAGGCGACTCAGGAGGAGTGTGA
- the HDAC3 gene encoding histone deacetylase 3 isoform X2, translated as MLRSLRYHPRVLYIDIDIHHGDGVQEAFYLTDRVMTVSFHKYGNYFFPGTGDMYEVGAESGRYYCLNVPLRDGIDDQSYKHLFQPVINQVVDFYQPTCIVLQCGADSLGCDRLGCFNLSIRGHGECVEYVKSFNIPLLVLGGGGYTVRNVARCWTYETSLLVEEAISEELPYSEYFEYFAPDFTLHPDVSTRIENQNSRQYLDQIRQTIFENLKMLNHAPSVQIHDVPSDLLTYDRTDEADAEERGPEENYTRPEASNEFYDGDHDNDKESDVEI; from the exons ATGCTAAGAAGTTTGAG GTATCACCCCCGTGTATTGTACATTGATATTGACATCCACCATGGGGATGGTGTACAGGAAGCCTTTTATCTCACTGACCGAGTCATGACTGTGTCTTTCCATAAATATGGCAATTATTTCTTCCCTGGCACAG GTGATATGTATGAAGTTGGAGCAGAAAGTGGACGCTACTACTGTCTCAATGTACCCCTGCGGGATGGCATCGATGATCAGA GTTACAAGCACCTCTTCCAGCCTGTCATCAACCAAGTGGTGGATTTTTACCAACCAACGTGCATTGTACTACAG TGTGGAGCTGATTCCCTCGGTTGTGATCGGCTGGGCTGCTTCAATCTTAGCATCCGAGGTCATGG GGAATGCGTCGAATATGTCAAGAGCTTCAACATCCCATTGCTGGTACTGGGTGGTGGTGGCTATACTGTTCGAAATGTTGCTCGATGTTG GACATATGAAACATCACTGTTGGTAGAAGAAGCTATCAGTGAAGAGCTACCATATAGTG aatattttgagTACTTTGCCCCAGACTTCACACTGCATCCGGATGTCAGCACACGAATTGAAAACCAGAATTCACGCCAG TACCTTGACCAAATCCGGCAAACGATCTTTGAGAATCTGAAGATGTTGAATCATGCTCCCAGTGTCCAGATTCATGATGTACCGTCTGATCTGCTGACCTATGACCGAACTGATGAAGCTGATGCTGAAGAAAGAGGCCCTGAAGAAAACTATACAAG GCCAGAGGCTTCCAATGAGTTCTATGATGGAGACCATGACAACGATAAGGAAAGTGATGTAGAGATTTGA
- the RELL2 gene encoding RELT-like protein 2 isoform X1: protein MSELQPGPEPQHGLYMLFLLVLVFFLMGLVGFMICHVLKKKGYRCRTSRGSEPEDAQLQLPDDEDVNEDTVERIVQCIIQNEANAEALKEMLGDSEGEATVQLSSLDGAPSLQDGTPSHHHTVHLGSAAPCIHCSRNKRPPLVRQGRSKEGKGRTRPGETTVFSVGRFRVTHIEKRFGLHDHRDGSPTDRSWGSSGEQDPGGGQSSGKGQIGTGPPAIERLPASGPEAGLSSPPVQNGGLRERSLTPSLIEAPSGAMENLETTARGDTRPALPRRETNGQPAKLDASDLQVSPPGDSGGV from the exons ATGTCGGAATTGCAACCAGGACCAGAGCCCCAACATGGGCTGTACATGCTGTTCCTTCTCGTGCTGGTCTTCTTTCTCATGGGCCTTGTGGGGTTCATGATCTGCCATGTACTCAAGAAGAAGGGTTATCGTTGTCGAACATCAAGAGGTTCAGAGCCTGAGGATGCCCAGCTACAGCTGC CAGATGATGAGGATGTGAATGAGGATACAGTAGAAAGGATTGTTCAATGCATCATCCAAAATGAAG CTAATGCTGAGGCCTTGAAAGAGATGCTTGGGGATAGTGAAGGTGAAGCAACAGTACAACTATCCAG CCTTGACGGTGCTCCTAGCCTGCAGGATGGGACTCCATCTCACCATCATACAGTTCATCTGGGCTCGGCTGCCCCTTGTATCCACTGCAGCCGAAACAAGAGGCCACCTCTCGTCCGACAGGGCCGATCCAAAGAAGGCAAAGGCCGTACTAGGCCAGGGGAAACTACAGTGTTCTCTGTGGGCAG GTTCCGGGTAACACACATTGAGAAGAGGTTTGGGCTGCATGACCATCGGGATGGCTCACCCACGGATAGAAGCTGGGGTTCCAGTGGTGAGCAGGACCCAGGGGGTGGCCAGAGTTCGGGGAAAGGGCAGATTGGGACTGGACCTCCTGCCATAGAGAGACTTCCAGCATCAGGGCCAGAGGCTGGCCTATCTAGTCCTCCTGTACAGAATGGGGGCCTCAGAGAAAGGAGCCTCACCCCCTCTCTGATTGAGGCACCCTCTGGAGCCATGGAAAACCTGGAGACAACAGCCAGAGGGGACACAAGGCCAGCGTTGCCCAGAAGGGAAACTAACGGACAACCAGCCAAACTGGATGCCTCAGATCTCCAG gTGTCACCACCAGGCGACTCAGGAGGAGTGTGA
- the HDAC3 gene encoding histone deacetylase 3 isoform X1 — protein MAKTVAYFYDPDVGNFHYGAGHPMKPHRLALTHSLVLHYGLYKKMIVFKPYQASQHDMCRFHSEDYIDFLQRVSPTNMQGFTKSLNAFNVGDDCPVFPGLFEFCSRYTGASLQGATQLNNKICDIAINWAGGLHHAKKFEASGFCYVNDIVIGILELLKYHPRVLYIDIDIHHGDGVQEAFYLTDRVMTVSFHKYGNYFFPGTGDMYEVGAESGRYYCLNVPLRDGIDDQSYKHLFQPVINQVVDFYQPTCIVLQCGADSLGCDRLGCFNLSIRGHGECVEYVKSFNIPLLVLGGGGYTVRNVARCWTYETSLLVEEAISEELPYSEYFEYFAPDFTLHPDVSTRIENQNSRQYLDQIRQTIFENLKMLNHAPSVQIHDVPSDLLTYDRTDEADAEERGPEENYTRPEASNEFYDGDHDNDKESDVEI, from the exons ATGGCCAAGACGGTGGCCTATTTCTATGACCCGGATGTGGGGAACTTCCACTACG GGGCCGGTCATCCTATGAAACCCCATCGTCTGGCGCTCACCCACAGCCTAGTGCTGCACTATGGACTCTACAAGAAGATGATA GTCTTCAAGCCATACCAAGCCTCTCAGCATGATATGTGCCGCTTCCACTCAGAGGATTATATTGATTTCTTGCAGCGAGTCAGCCCCACCAACATGCAGGGTTTTACTAAGAGTCTCAATGCCTTCAATGTAGGGGATGACTG TCCTGTGTTCCCAGGCCTCTTTGAATTCTGTTCCCGTTACACAGGTGCTTCCCTGCAGGGAGctacacaactgaacaacaaa ATCTGTGATATTGCCATCAACTGGGCTGGAGGGCTGCACCATGCTAAGAAGTTTGAG GCCTCAGGTTTCTGCTATGTCAATGACATTGTGATCGGCATCCTGGAGCTTCTGAA GTATCACCCCCGTGTATTGTACATTGATATTGACATCCACCATGGGGATGGTGTACAGGAAGCCTTTTATCTCACTGACCGAGTCATGACTGTGTCTTTCCATAAATATGGCAATTATTTCTTCCCTGGCACAG GTGATATGTATGAAGTTGGAGCAGAAAGTGGACGCTACTACTGTCTCAATGTACCCCTGCGGGATGGCATCGATGATCAGA GTTACAAGCACCTCTTCCAGCCTGTCATCAACCAAGTGGTGGATTTTTACCAACCAACGTGCATTGTACTACAG TGTGGAGCTGATTCCCTCGGTTGTGATCGGCTGGGCTGCTTCAATCTTAGCATCCGAGGTCATGG GGAATGCGTCGAATATGTCAAGAGCTTCAACATCCCATTGCTGGTACTGGGTGGTGGTGGCTATACTGTTCGAAATGTTGCTCGATGTTG GACATATGAAACATCACTGTTGGTAGAAGAAGCTATCAGTGAAGAGCTACCATATAGTG aatattttgagTACTTTGCCCCAGACTTCACACTGCATCCGGATGTCAGCACACGAATTGAAAACCAGAATTCACGCCAG TACCTTGACCAAATCCGGCAAACGATCTTTGAGAATCTGAAGATGTTGAATCATGCTCCCAGTGTCCAGATTCATGATGTACCGTCTGATCTGCTGACCTATGACCGAACTGATGAAGCTGATGCTGAAGAAAGAGGCCCTGAAGAAAACTATACAAG GCCAGAGGCTTCCAATGAGTTCTATGATGGAGACCATGACAACGATAAGGAAAGTGATGTAGAGATTTGA
- the FCHSD1 gene encoding F-BAR and double SH3 domains protein 1 isoform X1, whose protein sequence is MQPPPRKVKPVQEVKLCFLEQLSILQSRQQREADLLEDIRSYSKQRAAIEREYGQALQKLAGPFLKREGHRGLETDGRTVFNAWRCLLEGTMAGGQARVLAADRYRDLAGGTGRSAKEQLLRKGAEQLQRAQAEVLESVRELSRSRKLYGQRERVWSLVQEKAADVQARLNRSDHGLFHTRTSLQKLSLKLSAQSAQYSQQLSAARNEYLLSLASTNAHLGHYYQEELPALLKGLVGDLSEQLGDPLALLSRTELETVQQELELAQHGGQVIAQVNWEHELLHFLQEPGVFSPTPLQQFQPMGTDQVCVLELEGGSGGIPGETGLKKEAQHWANRAARDYKVQSHGKRVLQRLELKRRQAPEREVSGVELRLQEVKESVRRAQVSQVKGAARLALLQGAGLDIEQWVQPAMAQAQEELEQERRLSEARLSQKGDLSPMAEDAELSDFEDCEEGGELFQEPVPPTLPTRSLPCPAHVVFGYQAGREDELTITEGEWLEVVEDGDADEWVKARNQHGVVGYVPERYLDFPDLAPPQEGPHSDNPPGGNSTVCLARALYSYAGQSAEELSFPEGALIRLLPRAQGGVDDGFWRGEFGGQVGVFPSLLVEELLGPPGPLDSPDQEEMLPSPSPPSFSPPAPIPAVDRTAEVLSEDYPLDCLGPIDSSTPRLRPLRPPPPPPTKVLEPERLEPLT, encoded by the exons ATGCAGCCGCCGCCGCGCAAA GTGAAGCCGGTCCAGGAGGTGAAGCTCTGCTTCCTGGAGCAGCTGAGCATCCTACAGAGCCGGCAGCAGAGAGAGGCCGACCTACTGGAGGACATCAG atcttaCAGTAAACAACGGGCGGCCATTGAGAGGGAATACGGACAG gcACTACAAAAATTGGCTGGGCCATTCCTGAAGAGAGAGGGACACCGGGGCTTGGAAACTGACGGCAG GACTGTATTTAATGCCTGGCGATGCCTGCTGGAGGGCACCATGGCTGGGGGCCAGGCCCGGGTTCTCGCCGCTGACCGATACCGAGACTTGGCTGGGGGCACAGGGAGAAGTGCCAAGGAGCAGCTGCTCAGAAAG GGTGCCGAGCAGTTGCAGCGGGCCCAGGCTGAAGTGTTGGAGTCTGTGAGGGAGCTGAGTCGGAGCCGGAAGCTATACGGGCAGCGGGAGAGAGTGTGGAGCCTCGTTCAGGAAAAGGCAGCTGATGTCCAGGCCAG GCTGAATCGAAGTGACCATGGTTTGTTTCATACTCGGACCAGCCTTCAGAAACTCAGCCTCAAG TTGTCAGCTCAGTCAGCCCAGTACTCCCAACAATTGAGTGCAGCCCGGAATGAATATCTACTTAGCTTGGCAAGCACCAATGCCCACCTTGGGCATTATTATCAAGAGGAGCTGCCTGCACTGCTCAAG GGCTTGGTTGGGGACCTGTCTGAACAACTAGGTGATCCCTTGGCCCTGCTGAGTCGCACAGAACTGGAAACTGTACAACAGGAGCTGGAACTGGCCCAGCATGGGGGACAGGTGATTGCTCAG GTAAATTGGGAACATGAATTACTGCACTTTCTTCAAGAGCCTGGAGTGTTCTCCCCCACACCACTACAGCAATTTCAGCCAATGGGAACTGACCAG GTGTGTGTTCTGGAGCTGGAAGGAGGCTCAGGGGGTATTCCGGGAGAGACTGGCTTGAAGAAAGAAGCTCAGCACTGGGCTAACAGAGCTGCCCGAGATTACAAAGTCCAGAGTCATGGGAAGCGG GTGCTGCAACGGCTAGAGCTGAAAAGGCGGCAGGCCCCGGAACGGGAGGTCTCAGGTGTGGAACTTCGACTGCAGGAAGTAAAAGAGAGTGTTCGCCGTGCTCAG GTGAGCCAGGTGAAGGGGGCTGCTCGGCTGGCTCTGCTGCAAGGGGCCGGGTTGGATATAGAGCAGTGGGTCCAGCCAGCCATGGCCCAGGCCCAGGAAGAGCTGGAGCAGGAGAGGCGGCTCAGTGAGGCCCGGCTATCCCAGAAAGGAGACCTCTCTCCCATG GCAGAGGATGCAGAACTATCCGACTTTGAGGACTGTGAGGAGGGCGGGGAGCTGTTTCAAGAGCCAGTTCCCCCAACCCTCCCCACGAGGTCCCTCCCTTGCCCAGCCCATGTTGTCTTTGGCTACCAG GCCGGGCGGGAGGATGAGTTGACCATCACAGAAGGGGAGTGGCTGGAGGTCGTGGAGGACGGAGACGCAGATGAGTGGGTCAAG GCTCGGAATCAGCACGGTGTGGTGGGTTATGTCCCGGAGCGATACCTTGACTTCCCAGACCTTGCTCCTCCTCAGGAGGGCCCCCACAGTGACAACCCCCCAGGGGGCAATTCCACAG TGTGCCTGGCTCGAGCCCTGTACAGCTATGCAGGACAGAGTGCTGAGGAGCTGAGCTTTCCAGAGGGTGCATTGATTCGGCTGCTGCCCCGTGCCCAGGGGGGTGTGGATGATGGCTTTTGGAGAGGAGAGTTTGGGGGCCAAGTTGGAGTTTTCCCTTCCCTGTTGGTAGAGGAGTTGTTGGGCCCTCCAGGACCCTTAGATTCCCCCGATCAAGAAGAG ATGCTGCCATCCCCATCCCCCCCCAGCTTTTCTCCTCCAGCTCCCATCCCTGCTGTTGATAGAACCGCAGAAGTTCTGTCTGAGG acTACCCACTGGATTGCCTTGGCCCAATAGATTCATCAACCCCTCGTCTCCGGCCG CTgcgcccacccccacccccacccaccaAAGTCTTGGAGCCTGAGAGGTTGGAGCCCCTCACCTGA
- the FCHSD1 gene encoding F-BAR and double SH3 domains protein 1 isoform X2, with translation MPGDACWRAPWLGARPGFSPLTDTETWLGAQGEVPRSSCSERLNRSDHGLFHTRTSLQKLSLKLSAQSAQYSQQLSAARNEYLLSLASTNAHLGHYYQEELPALLKGLVGDLSEQLGDPLALLSRTELETVQQELELAQHGGQVIAQVNWEHELLHFLQEPGVFSPTPLQQFQPMGTDQVCVLELEGGSGGIPGETGLKKEAQHWANRAARDYKVQSHGKRVLQRLELKRRQAPEREVSGVELRLQEVKESVRRAQVSQVKGAARLALLQGAGLDIEQWVQPAMAQAQEELEQERRLSEARLSQKGDLSPMAEDAELSDFEDCEEGGELFQEPVPPTLPTRSLPCPAHVVFGYQAGREDELTITEGEWLEVVEDGDADEWVKARNQHGVVGYVPERYLDFPDLAPPQEGPHSDNPPGGNSTVCLARALYSYAGQSAEELSFPEGALIRLLPRAQGGVDDGFWRGEFGGQVGVFPSLLVEELLGPPGPLDSPDQEEMLPSPSPPSFSPPAPIPAVDRTAEVLSEDYPLDCLGPIDSSTPRLRPLRPPPPPPTKVLEPERLEPLT, from the exons ATGCCTGGCGATGCCTGCTGGAGGGCACCATGGCTGGGGGCCAGGCCCGGGTTCTCGCCGCTGACCGATACCGAGACTTGGCTGGGGGCACAGGGAGAAGTGCCAAGGAGCAGCTGCTCAGAAAG GCTGAATCGAAGTGACCATGGTTTGTTTCATACTCGGACCAGCCTTCAGAAACTCAGCCTCAAG TTGTCAGCTCAGTCAGCCCAGTACTCCCAACAATTGAGTGCAGCCCGGAATGAATATCTACTTAGCTTGGCAAGCACCAATGCCCACCTTGGGCATTATTATCAAGAGGAGCTGCCTGCACTGCTCAAG GGCTTGGTTGGGGACCTGTCTGAACAACTAGGTGATCCCTTGGCCCTGCTGAGTCGCACAGAACTGGAAACTGTACAACAGGAGCTGGAACTGGCCCAGCATGGGGGACAGGTGATTGCTCAG GTAAATTGGGAACATGAATTACTGCACTTTCTTCAAGAGCCTGGAGTGTTCTCCCCCACACCACTACAGCAATTTCAGCCAATGGGAACTGACCAG GTGTGTGTTCTGGAGCTGGAAGGAGGCTCAGGGGGTATTCCGGGAGAGACTGGCTTGAAGAAAGAAGCTCAGCACTGGGCTAACAGAGCTGCCCGAGATTACAAAGTCCAGAGTCATGGGAAGCGG GTGCTGCAACGGCTAGAGCTGAAAAGGCGGCAGGCCCCGGAACGGGAGGTCTCAGGTGTGGAACTTCGACTGCAGGAAGTAAAAGAGAGTGTTCGCCGTGCTCAG GTGAGCCAGGTGAAGGGGGCTGCTCGGCTGGCTCTGCTGCAAGGGGCCGGGTTGGATATAGAGCAGTGGGTCCAGCCAGCCATGGCCCAGGCCCAGGAAGAGCTGGAGCAGGAGAGGCGGCTCAGTGAGGCCCGGCTATCCCAGAAAGGAGACCTCTCTCCCATG GCAGAGGATGCAGAACTATCCGACTTTGAGGACTGTGAGGAGGGCGGGGAGCTGTTTCAAGAGCCAGTTCCCCCAACCCTCCCCACGAGGTCCCTCCCTTGCCCAGCCCATGTTGTCTTTGGCTACCAG GCCGGGCGGGAGGATGAGTTGACCATCACAGAAGGGGAGTGGCTGGAGGTCGTGGAGGACGGAGACGCAGATGAGTGGGTCAAG GCTCGGAATCAGCACGGTGTGGTGGGTTATGTCCCGGAGCGATACCTTGACTTCCCAGACCTTGCTCCTCCTCAGGAGGGCCCCCACAGTGACAACCCCCCAGGGGGCAATTCCACAG TGTGCCTGGCTCGAGCCCTGTACAGCTATGCAGGACAGAGTGCTGAGGAGCTGAGCTTTCCAGAGGGTGCATTGATTCGGCTGCTGCCCCGTGCCCAGGGGGGTGTGGATGATGGCTTTTGGAGAGGAGAGTTTGGGGGCCAAGTTGGAGTTTTCCCTTCCCTGTTGGTAGAGGAGTTGTTGGGCCCTCCAGGACCCTTAGATTCCCCCGATCAAGAAGAG ATGCTGCCATCCCCATCCCCCCCCAGCTTTTCTCCTCCAGCTCCCATCCCTGCTGTTGATAGAACCGCAGAAGTTCTGTCTGAGG acTACCCACTGGATTGCCTTGGCCCAATAGATTCATCAACCCCTCGTCTCCGGCCG CTgcgcccacccccacccccacccaccaAAGTCTTGGAGCCTGAGAGGTTGGAGCCCCTCACCTGA